Part of the Nostoc sp. ATCC 53789 genome, TTTGGGGATAAACTTCTCGATGAATAATACCGTCTTGCTCCATTTCTCTAAGTTGCTGAGTCAACATCTTTTGCGTAACTCCAGGTAAAGCTCGTTGTAACTCACCAAACCTTTTTACGCCAGTCATTAATTCTCTAATAATCAAAACTTTCCAGCGCCCGCCAATTACCTTTAGGGTAGTTTCTACTTCACAAGTCAGCCTGAGATTGTTTTCTGCTTCAGCTTTCATAGTCAGTTTTTAAGAAGTACCTTACTTAGATTTGCTGGGTAGTACCGCTAGTTAAAAGTATGGGTACATCTACAACACTCCACAAAATTTAACTGCTCTCTTTGATGAACTAATTTTTTTAACATTAGATACTCAATGATAACTATAATTACGTAGCTATCAACTCAGAATCGATGTCCGACGGCGCACTATCTTGGACTAGCGATCGCGTTTCGCCATTACGCTGGAGGATACCGCCAACCATTGCTAACAAGGCGTTTACTTTCCGGGTTCGCCACATATCTACAAGTTTTTCCACTTTGGTAGCAGGCATCCGTCGCATCATGGCTTCGTAGAGATAAGCAGCATGTCCAGTTTCATCTTGGGCAATACTTAGCATTCCTAACTTCAAGTTACGATCGGTTGGCTCGTTATCAGGTAATACT contains:
- a CDS encoding helix-turn-helix domain-containing protein; the protein is MKAEAENNLRLTCEVETTLKVIGGRWKVLIIRELMTGVKRFGELQRALPGVTQKMLTQQLREMEQDGIIHREVYPQIPPKVEYSLTHLGETLQPILYAMHEWAVQHSNRTNQHQY